DNA sequence from the Eulemur rufifrons isolate Redbay chromosome 6, OSU_ERuf_1, whole genome shotgun sequence genome:
actgaggtggggagggggggaggggatgggtatatgcctacacaatgagtgcattgtgcaccgtttggggagtggtaacgcttgaaggtgctgactcgggaagggggggtggggaagggagggatatatacctacatgatgggtgcaacatgcACTATCTgtggaacagacatgcctggagctctgacttggggggaaaggcggtacatgggcaacgtatgtaacctgcaattctgtatcccccataacaataagatgaaaaaaaaaaaaaagactatacaGTTAGTATGCTATAGAGTCAGGATCTAAATCCAGGAAGTTCACTTTATAGCTCATGTGTGTATCTGGCATCTGAATTTCTTATGGGGCTAAacaatttcttcaataaaatctTGAATTGTAAGAAGGTGATAGTAATGTGTCTAGTACGGGCTCCTGggttgccattttttttttttttttttttttttttgagacagagtctcactctgttgcccaggctagagtgagtgccgtggcgtcagcctagctcacagcaacctcaaactcctgagctcaagcgatcctcctgtctcagcctcccgagtagctgggactacaggcatgcaccaccatgcccagctaattttttctatatatatttttagctgtccatataatttctttctatttttagtagaggtggggtctcgctcttgctcaggctggtctcaaactcctgagctcaaacgatccgcccacctcggcctcccagagtgctaggattacaggcgtgagccaccgcgcccggccctgggtTGCCATTTTTAACAAGCAATCAGTGGCCCTGTGTCCTCAGAAGGTTTGTAAGCTGAGCACATGTATCATCAATAGCCTGCATCTCTAATTAAGGGCTTTCAAAGGATTATTACTGTTCATAAGTCTTCTTAATTCAGTTTGCTTTCCTCGAGAGATGAGTGGAGATAGAATTATCTACACTAGCACTTTTATAGGATAAAAGTTACTACACCATTGTAGTACAAAAATTAATGCTTTCTTGGAATGCTCCTGGATGGAGAGGGCTTAGTCCCTGAACAACCTCCCTTGATatcaccaccccctccccagcaaaTCATTAGCATCAAACTCAGCATGAACGCAGCTGCTcacaaataaatgtgtgtttatattgataaatatgtttataatccAATTCATCTTTGCATTAAAAATGAAAGCCAGAATTTGAAGTATCGTTAACTAATTACAATAGACAGGGAACTACCACATAACTTCTTTCTCCAGAACTATTAGTAGACAAATAAAGATGACAGGTACGAGAGGAAAGcagaaatatatatactttttatatatgcatagatatacatatatatatgtagagagagagagagagagagacacagacaggcagacagactgACAGAATCaagtgaaagaagagaaacagatgGTCTCTCTAAAACCATCCTAGACATACGAGTTATTCTTATTCCTCCTCTTCCTAAGAGCGCATCTCTGCAATATACACACTCTTATTTGCTAATGTTAACTACCTGGATAGAAGCCAAAAGGAAGACGCTTAATTTCTGATAACTTGCCAAAAGAGATTAAAACAAATCAAGCCAGAAATTATTGATAGCTCAAGTCTCTCCATCTCGGGAGCacaatgtgtgtatatagataaaatgaaaaagtgaattAATGACACATTTTAAATAGAACTGTGCATGTATTTAagtgattttattatttcaacaatTTCAAAATAGTAGCTCAAATTAATAGGAACATGTTTAATCTTCAAATAAATTCTTAAGGCCACCTCCAAGACACACTAGAGTTTCAAAGTAAATCAAGACCAGCACAGGGAACAAATCATCTAATCATTCAATGGGGAGTTATTTGATAGGACTAGagtttataatgatttttaaaaaatattgaaaacagatGAGTCAAGTGTCCCAGGACTTAAATAGAAAACAACCTTTGTGGTTAGCAGGGGAAATTAAATTTCATCTCCATAGGAAAAGTTGCCAAAATAATAGCCAGCTAAGCTGTTTACAAAATCACTCATGGAACTGTGCCTGCCATTTGGCTGTATTTTGAGCTTAATTTGTAAGCAGTTTCCAATCCAACTGTTAGAAGAAACATCATTGATAAGATGTTTTTCTTTGGGTAATGGACCTGGGCTATAAGAGGGCAAAGTGCCATTTTCAAAAGGCACAGAATTCCACAATGTGCAGACTTACATCATTCCAACCGCATCCCTTTGAGGCTGTGTCTCTACTGACTGAGCAGCTCATCACAGTACCAGGGAATTCCCATCCACCCTGCAGTGATTGGGTTTTCCCAGGGGCAGGGCTCCACTGGAGCCAGGCCAAGCTGATGCACCACAAGCACAAATCCAGGTCATGGTCTTATCCATTCAAAGATTCGCTGCACAGCTAAGCTCTGTTCTTCAGCAACACATGATCCTACTGCCTGAACACACAGATGAAGAAAAGGGACTAGTACTCATTTGGCCACCTAGAAATATCAGGACCGAGTTTTTCTGACATGTAGTCTGGTGCTCCCTTCACCTTTGAGATGATTATCAAAATTGTGTCATCTAACTGCAGGGTAGCTACAGTTACTAAGGATTAAAAAATGGACCTCagccagaagaaaataaacactaaatttCTTCTCTGTCCAGATACTCAAATAACATGTTTTCAATTTAGAAACATTGTAAGTCACGTAAGTGGTTTAGCtgagaaatatttcctttggTTTACCATGCAGTAATGATTCCCAATTTCTTTCCATATACCTTACAAACCATTTCCTAAAGCAGTTTTCAAAGAGGATACCAGATTCAAGAACTAAATGTACAACCAGATTTTTAATAGTGAAACTATTTTATGGATAAATTTTACTATTTGCTGttgtaaaaaaaattcacttaattgCCACTGATAATATGTAATCTAATAAATTGTCACTTTTCTAACATGTAAtctaacatattttatatacatcataaatcataattaaatattagTCCCAAGATATCTGATAGTGAAAATATCATAGGATATGAAGTAAGCACATTTGGGCTCAGGGATTATGTATATATTCTATGATTAATTAATAGTTATTTACCTGTTGATCCTCCATATTTCTGTAAAATTGGAAAATTAGGTGTCAGTTTTATAAAGTTATTGTAACCAtatcagtatcttttttttttttttttttttttttttgttgagacagagtctcactttgttgcccaggctagagtgagtgccgtggcgtcagcttagctcacagcaacctcagactcctgggcttaagcgatcctactgcctcagcctcccaagtagctgggactacaggcatgcgccactatgcccggctaattttttctatatagatttttagttgtccatataatgtctttctatttttagtagagacggggtctcgctcaggctggtctcgaactcctgaccttgagcaatccacccgcctcggcctcccagagtgctaggattacaggcgtgagccaccgcgcccggcccatatcagtatctttaaaaatttctcatagGTTTAATGCAATTAATTTATCTAATCACTGACAACTTTTACTCAGTAGAGGAAAcccaacacatttttaaatataagatatatCAAGTGTGTGCCAAGAGAGTATTGGCAAGATCTCCTttctaaattataatattaatatattccacaCTGTCCTAGATACCATTAGGCAATACTGCTTGAATATAAAGGCACATTATACAACTCTGAATtagaatagtaatttttttatttgctgtaaTAAACAAGGGTTCTTATctaaatgttctctttttttcctgataccTTTTGATatgcttgttttttatttcagcatattatgggggtacaaaagtttaggttacctacATTGGccttgcctccccctccccccaccgagtcagagcttcgagCGTGATATGTTTGAAAGAGCATCAAATTTGGATCTAGATCAATGCAGATCGGAACACGAGATCGGTTTCTGACATTGGGCTGGCTAGTTaacttttttgaattttgttttcttcatctgtaaaattgaataatcataatagtacctactttgcAAAAGTGCTGTGAGAGTTGAGTAAAAGGTGGGGAAAAGGCTTTGaagtaatgaaatataaaattgaaaagatcATGATGGAAATACAATCTTCATATTAGATAATTTATTACCTGAAATTACATTCCTGTTTCATAACATTCTGAATGCATTTTTTAACTCTGCATTCCTTACTGTGTAGATAACTGTATTTAACATGGGAGTGACGAGAGTATAAAACACTGCTATGGCTTTATCCATGGGAAAGGTGGCTACTGGTTGCAGATACATAAAAATACAGggcacaaagaataaaataacaactGTGATGTGGGAGTCACAGGTGGAAAGGGCATTTTTCCTCCCCACAGAGCTGTGAGTCTTCAAGGAGCACAGGATGAACACATAGGATATCAACAATGACACAAAGGTGATCACAGGGATTAGCCCACCATTGGCAGCAACCAGGAGACCAACAAGGAAAGTGTCAGTGCAGGCCAGTTGTATCAGTGGGAAAATGTCACACATGAAGTGATCCATGATGTTGGGGCCACAGAATGGGAGCCAGAAAGTAACTAAAATCTTCCCGATAGAGTGCAGAAAATCTACTGTCCAAGACACCCCCACCAGAAGACAGCATATGTGGTGGCCCATCTTGGTCACATAGTGCAGAGGTCTatagatggccacatagcggtcatagaCCAGGACCACCAGGAGGACAATCTCTGAAGCACCTAAGAAATGTTCAACGAAGAGCTGTGTCATACAGCCATTGAAGGAGATAGCTTTTGTCTCAGAGAGCAAGTCAGCTAGCATTTTAGGGATTATGGAAGAGGAATAGCATGCATCtatcaaagagaagaaaaccaggaagaaatacacTGGGGAGTCCAAAGTCTGGCTACAGATTATGGTAACCACAATGAGCCAGTTTCCTAGGACAGTGACAATGTAGGTGATAAGTAACACCAAAAATAGAATTCTCTGCGTTTGAGGATTCTGCGTGAGTCCCATTAGAATGAATCCAGTCACAttcattctgatttcttttatttcaatgctGATGGCAAATTCAGAAGTGGTGGATTAAcctgt
Encoded proteins:
- the LOC138384938 gene encoding olfactory receptor 4C46-like; this translates as MNQEFIEIKEIRMNVTGFILMGLTQNPQTQRILFLVLLITYIVTVLGNWLIVVTIICSQTLDSPVYFFLVFFSLIDACYSSSIIPKMLADLLSETKAISFNGCMTQLFVEHFLGASEIVLLVVLVYDRYVAIYRPLHYVTKMGHHICCLLVGVSWTVDFLHSIGKILVTFWLPFCGPNIMDHFMCDIFPLIQLACTDTFLVGLLVAANGGLIPVITFVSLLISYVFILCSLKTHSSVGRKNALSTCDSHITVVILFFVPCIFMYLQPVATFPMDKAIAVFYTLVTPMLNTVIYTVRNAELKNAFRML